Proteins co-encoded in one Bacillus infantis NRRL B-14911 genomic window:
- a CDS encoding response regulator transcription factor — translation MIEGKILVVEDELPIRKLILFNLERSNFEVLEAGDGKTALQLAEDKNPSLVVLDVMLPDMDGFEICARLRERHPDLPIIILSARGQDMDKIMGLEIGADDYIVKPFNPLELAARIRSVLRRTSRNTSPVRPAALELGPYLLEVKTQRLYKSGRLVKLTAREFQLMKFFLQKRNEPVTRDELLDEVWGLNYFGDPKTVDVHIRRLREKIEDEPSSPLFLKTVWGYGYCFQESGHKS, via the coding sequence TGTCGAGGATGAATTGCCGATCCGGAAGCTTATTCTATTTAATCTTGAAAGATCCAACTTCGAGGTGCTTGAAGCGGGAGATGGGAAAACGGCGTTGCAGCTTGCGGAGGATAAAAACCCTTCACTCGTGGTGCTGGATGTGATGCTTCCTGATATGGATGGTTTTGAAATATGTGCAAGGCTCAGGGAGCGGCACCCGGATCTGCCCATCATTATCCTATCTGCAAGAGGGCAGGATATGGACAAAATCATGGGTCTTGAAATCGGGGCAGATGACTATATTGTCAAGCCCTTCAACCCGCTTGAGCTTGCCGCAAGGATCCGCTCTGTTCTGAGGCGGACATCAAGGAATACTTCCCCGGTCCGTCCTGCAGCCTTAGAGCTAGGCCCTTACCTGCTTGAAGTCAAAACCCAGCGCCTGTATAAGTCGGGCAGGCTTGTAAAATTGACGGCAAGAGAATTCCAGCTGATGAAGTTTTTCCTGCAAAAGCGGAATGAGCCAGTCACTAGGGATGAGCTTCTTGACGAAGTGTGGGGATTGAATTATTTCGGTGATCCGAAAACAGTGGATGTCCATATCAGGAGGCTGCGGGAAAAAATAGAAGATGAACCATCAAGCCCTTTGTTTCTTAAAACGGTTTGGGGCTATGGCTATTGCTTTCAGGAAAGCGGGCATAAGTCATGA